Proteins encoded in a region of the Scrofimicrobium sp. R131 genome:
- a CDS encoding M18 family aminopeptidase → MTHTANYLDYLNASPSPFHAAHEAGRQLAEAGFVEVDERQQWPSEPGSYFLIRSGALAAWIIPPQVSQTAGFAIFGSHTDSPCFKLKPTPDHLSPDGWGQLAVEVYGGMIWNSWLDRELALAGALYDRSGQAHLVRTGPLARIPQLAIHLDRTVNEGLKLNPQQHLRPVWTVDQPTASIGALLAEATGLPEEEVASADIFLVPSQGAALFGDREQFVAAGRQDNLSSVFAGLTALKATAPNPEVIPVLVAFDHEEIGSATRTGAAGPFLEDVLRRTAGAVGATGDQFWQLMARSSCISADAGHSVHPNYAQLHDDDTRPLLGRGPLLKINANQRYASEGQGISLWHRVCAAAGVESQDFVSNNAVPCGSTIGPITATRLGLLTVDVGIPLLSMHSAREMSHVADEEALIQVATAYLNGNR, encoded by the coding sequence ATGACTCACACTGCAAATTACCTGGACTACCTGAACGCTTCCCCCTCTCCCTTCCACGCCGCGCACGAGGCGGGCCGCCAGCTAGCTGAGGCCGGCTTTGTCGAAGTGGACGAGAGGCAGCAGTGGCCCTCGGAGCCGGGCAGCTACTTTCTGATCCGGTCCGGGGCGCTGGCCGCCTGGATCATTCCACCCCAAGTGAGTCAAACTGCCGGTTTTGCCATCTTCGGCTCGCACACCGATTCCCCGTGCTTCAAACTGAAGCCGACACCCGACCACCTCAGTCCTGACGGCTGGGGGCAACTGGCCGTCGAGGTTTACGGCGGGATGATCTGGAACTCCTGGCTGGACCGCGAACTGGCCCTAGCCGGGGCGCTCTATGACCGCTCGGGTCAGGCGCACCTGGTTCGCACCGGTCCGCTGGCCCGGATCCCGCAGTTGGCAATCCACCTGGACCGAACGGTGAACGAGGGGTTGAAGCTGAACCCCCAGCAGCACCTGCGCCCGGTATGGACCGTCGACCAGCCCACCGCTTCGATCGGGGCGCTGCTGGCCGAGGCGACCGGCCTCCCCGAGGAAGAGGTCGCTTCCGCCGACATCTTCCTGGTTCCCAGCCAGGGCGCCGCGCTGTTTGGGGACCGGGAGCAGTTCGTCGCCGCCGGACGCCAGGACAACCTCTCTTCGGTGTTTGCCGGTCTGACCGCCCTCAAGGCGACCGCACCCAACCCCGAGGTGATCCCGGTCCTGGTGGCGTTTGACCACGAGGAGATCGGGTCGGCCACCCGCACCGGCGCGGCCGGGCCGTTCCTGGAGGACGTCCTCCGTCGAACCGCTGGTGCCGTCGGTGCCACCGGTGATCAGTTCTGGCAGCTGATGGCGCGTTCCAGTTGCATCTCAGCGGACGCGGGCCACAGCGTCCACCCGAACTACGCGCAGCTGCACGACGATGACACCCGTCCCCTGCTGGGGCGCGGCCCACTGCTCAAGATCAACGCAAACCAGCGGTACGCCTCGGAGGGCCAGGGAATCTCCCTCTGGCACCGGGTCTGCGCCGCCGCCGGGGTCGAGTCGCAGGACTTCGTCTCTAACAACGCGGTTCCCTGCGGGTCCACGATTGGCCCGATCACGGCTACTCGCCTCGGCCTGCTGACCGTAGATGTAGGGATCCCACTGCTGTCGATGCACTCCGCCCGGGAAATGAGCCACGTTGCCGACGAGGAGGCCCTGATTCAGGTGGCCACCGCCTACCTCAACGGCAACCGATAA
- a CDS encoding Ohr family peroxiredoxin: MTNTPDSVVYQAVAEVTGGRGGHAHSHNPELELDLRVPTEMGGPGGGNNPEQLFAMGYGACFQGALALAAKEVGADVSQSVVRSSVGIGPEGESFALTVKMEVYVPGLELDQVQALANRTHELCPYSKATRGNVPVEVVAVASL, from the coding sequence ATGACAAACACACCAGATTCCGTCGTATACCAAGCCGTTGCCGAAGTGACCGGGGGTCGGGGTGGGCACGCCCACTCGCACAACCCCGAGCTGGAGCTGGACCTGCGGGTCCCGACCGAAATGGGTGGCCCGGGTGGGGGGAACAACCCGGAGCAACTGTTCGCCATGGGTTACGGTGCCTGTTTCCAGGGGGCGCTGGCGCTGGCGGCCAAAGAGGTGGGGGCCGACGTCTCCCAGTCGGTGGTCCGCTCTTCGGTCGGAATCGGCCCGGAGGGTGAAAGCTTCGCCCTGACCGTCAAGATGGAGGTCTATGTTCCCGGGTTGGAGCTAGACCAGGTTCAGGCCTTGGCTAACCGGACGCACGAGCTGTGCCCCTACTCGAAGGCCACTCGCGGCAATGTGCCGGTTGAGGTTGTGGCCGTAGCCAGCCTCTAG
- a CDS encoding aldo/keto reductase, producing the protein MVGFGTYKVADRAQEIVESALEVGYRHLDTAQMYGNEAEVGRAWTGSGLARSDLFITSKLDNPNHREPEFSASWQQTLEDLQTDYVDLFLIHWPLPMRYGGDFVTTWRQLEELHHSGQARAIGLSNFEPEHIETILANTEVVPHVIQVESHPFFHNERVEACAREHSIVFEAWSPLARGGTTTDPTLGEIGAKYGKSPAQVALRWGLQTGHVVLPKASTPARQRENLDLFDFRLTATEMALIDQLDRGEAGRTGGHPLTRG; encoded by the coding sequence ATGGTTGGGTTCGGCACCTACAAGGTCGCCGATCGGGCGCAGGAGATTGTTGAGTCGGCCCTGGAGGTCGGCTACCGCCATCTGGACACCGCCCAAATGTACGGCAACGAGGCGGAGGTGGGGCGCGCCTGGACCGGGTCCGGTCTGGCTCGTTCCGACCTGTTCATCACCTCGAAGCTGGACAACCCCAATCACCGGGAGCCGGAGTTCTCCGCCTCCTGGCAACAGACGCTGGAGGACCTGCAGACCGACTACGTCGACCTGTTCCTGATTCACTGGCCCCTGCCCATGCGCTACGGGGGAGACTTCGTCACCACCTGGCGCCAACTGGAAGAGCTGCATCATTCCGGGCAGGCCCGGGCGATCGGACTGTCAAATTTTGAACCGGAACACATCGAAACGATTTTGGCCAATACCGAGGTGGTCCCGCACGTAATTCAGGTCGAGTCCCATCCCTTCTTTCACAATGAGCGGGTAGAGGCGTGTGCCCGCGAGCATTCCATTGTGTTTGAAGCCTGGTCGCCCCTGGCACGCGGCGGCACCACCACCGACCCCACCCTGGGCGAAATCGGTGCCAAATACGGCAAAAGTCCCGCCCAGGTGGCGCTCCGGTGGGGGCTGCAGACCGGCCACGTCGTCCTGCCCAAAGCTTCCACCCCGGCCCGGCAGCGGGAAAACTTGGACCTCTTTGACTTCCGTCTAACCGCAACAGAAATGGCGTTAATTGACCAGCTTGATCGAGGGGAGGCCGGTCGCACCGGTGGACAC
- a CDS encoding cadmium-containing carbonic anhydrase: protein MNLEGAVGSIGPNEYSDDPEFLMELVTGQWLTAAEGQIPALCIDGRPAHEGPFRLTPRSAGGTVGLWVAAALATPPGTELPALDEVVSGLDRAGLAIGAHRGPGTGSGCGAADGLVPILGNLLEQRGHAQHLLNLMDAGRMDATLVERVEEVAGLVTQSGTDLVEAVAAAPNAQILDLVGDHAESATVLNYRRGTTLNTPALAEAYRPAPQAFVVDAWAFPASAAALAELVPAPSERLVTALAAFNAASVLTLASPEMLLVQVD from the coding sequence ATGAACCTCGAAGGTGCCGTGGGCTCGATTGGCCCGAACGAATACTCCGACGATCCCGAGTTCCTGATGGAGCTGGTCACCGGCCAGTGGCTGACCGCAGCCGAGGGGCAGATTCCTGCCCTCTGTATCGACGGGCGGCCCGCTCACGAAGGTCCCTTCCGACTCACCCCGCGTTCCGCCGGGGGAACCGTCGGCCTGTGGGTGGCCGCGGCCCTGGCCACCCCGCCCGGCACGGAGCTGCCCGCTTTGGACGAGGTGGTGTCCGGGTTGGACCGGGCCGGCCTCGCGATTGGGGCGCATCGCGGCCCCGGAACCGGCAGTGGATGCGGGGCCGCCGACGGCCTGGTTCCAATCCTGGGGAACCTGCTGGAGCAGCGCGGTCACGCCCAGCACCTACTCAACCTGATGGATGCCGGGCGAATGGATGCCACCCTGGTTGAGCGGGTGGAAGAGGTGGCCGGCCTGGTCACCCAGAGCGGCACGGACCTGGTTGAGGCGGTAGCAGCTGCCCCCAACGCGCAGATCCTGGACCTGGTGGGGGATCACGCGGAGTCGGCCACCGTGCTGAACTACCGGAGGGGCACCACCCTGAACACGCCCGCCCTGGCCGAGGCCTACCGGCCCGCCCCCCAGGCTTTCGTCGTGGACGCCTGGGCATTCCCGGCTTCAGCCGCGGCCCTGGCCGAGCTGGTCCCGGCCCCGAGCGAGCGCCTCGTGACCGCCCTGGCCGCGTTCAACGCCGCCTCGGTGCTCACCCTAGCCAGCCCCGAGATGCTGCTGGTGCAGGTGGACTAG
- a CDS encoding ABC transporter ATP-binding protein, with amino-acid sequence MQKTRVKAISAQGSRDTKLVGLARLGSAICWGGALVAAGHLFDHRSVGTLIVGVVFAVAAGLLAAAEIVGGGRAARSEERRLRQALLARQFRSVDEAVSAREEFPPGRVIQMLTDGVERVTEFRQVYFGSTLAAMMIPVVALLYIGIFIDPVVGFVGLILVPVIPLAVGGFLRLFRRTSANSRRQRGALAGRYLDAIRNLVTIRMFGAGERIERELRADGEHNRRMIMRLLGGNQVVIIVMDGIFSLVLICAIAWLTVIRGVSPGEGLTIMLLTVLMLEPLQQVAGFFYIGMGGLASQKEIGAYLRANGLASVDEAAAQLGDLAPEVGTHSGPDIAVDGVRFSYGQGEVLRGVSLEVPCGTRAALVGPSGVGKSTLIGLLRGSLPAQEGSIRVAGKPISELTPRQVRGLSASVSQSTWMFTGTIADNLRLARPQATEAEMWEALELAHVAEEVRRMPRGLETYLGEGAQLVSGGQAQRISLARALLSGRRILILDEPTSQVDIESESRIIEALSSLPSDWTVLVSTHRLALLDIADRVYEMDGGHLKEKQHA; translated from the coding sequence ATGCAAAAAACCAGGGTCAAAGCCATCTCCGCCCAGGGGAGCAGAGACACGAAACTAGTGGGGTTGGCGCGGCTGGGATCCGCGATCTGCTGGGGCGGCGCCCTGGTGGCGGCCGGACACCTGTTTGACCACCGGTCGGTGGGGACGCTGATTGTCGGCGTCGTCTTCGCCGTGGCCGCGGGGTTGTTGGCCGCCGCCGAAATTGTCGGTGGGGGCCGCGCTGCCCGCAGCGAAGAACGGCGGCTGCGTCAAGCGCTGCTGGCGCGCCAGTTCCGGTCGGTGGACGAGGCGGTGTCGGCTCGGGAGGAGTTTCCCCCGGGCCGGGTTATCCAAATGCTCACCGACGGGGTGGAGCGGGTGACCGAGTTCCGCCAGGTTTACTTCGGCTCGACCCTGGCCGCCATGATGATTCCGGTGGTGGCCCTGCTCTACATCGGTATCTTCATCGACCCGGTGGTGGGATTTGTCGGACTGATTTTGGTGCCGGTGATTCCGCTGGCCGTCGGTGGGTTCCTGCGGCTGTTCCGCCGCACCTCGGCCAACTCTCGGCGCCAGCGGGGCGCGCTGGCGGGCCGCTACCTGGATGCGATCCGGAACCTGGTTACCATTCGCATGTTTGGGGCCGGCGAGCGGATCGAGCGGGAGCTGCGGGCGGACGGCGAGCACAACCGGCGCATGATCATGCGTCTGCTCGGCGGGAACCAGGTGGTGATCATCGTGATGGACGGGATCTTCTCCCTGGTCCTGATCTGCGCCATTGCCTGGCTGACCGTGATCCGCGGGGTGAGCCCCGGGGAGGGCCTGACGATCATGCTTTTGACCGTGCTGATGCTCGAACCCCTCCAGCAGGTGGCCGGGTTCTTCTACATCGGGATGGGTGGCCTCGCCTCCCAAAAGGAAATTGGGGCCTACCTGCGGGCCAACGGCCTGGCCTCGGTGGACGAGGCGGCGGCCCAACTGGGCGACCTGGCCCCGGAGGTTGGCACCCACAGCGGCCCCGACATTGCCGTCGACGGGGTTCGATTCAGCTACGGGCAGGGCGAGGTGCTGCGCGGCGTCAGCCTGGAGGTTCCCTGCGGAACCCGGGCCGCCCTGGTTGGCCCCTCCGGAGTGGGTAAATCCACCCTGATCGGGCTGCTGCGCGGCTCGCTGCCGGCCCAGGAGGGCAGTATCCGGGTGGCGGGCAAACCCATCTCCGAGCTGACCCCGCGCCAGGTGCGCGGGCTCTCCGCCTCGGTCTCCCAGTCCACCTGGATGTTCACCGGCACCATCGCCGACAACTTGCGGTTGGCTCGGCCCCAAGCCACCGAAGCGGAAATGTGGGAGGCGCTGGAGCTGGCCCACGTTGCCGAAGAGGTTCGGCGGATGCCGCGGGGACTGGAAACCTACCTGGGTGAGGGGGCGCAGTTGGTCTCTGGTGGACAGGCGCAGCGGATCTCGCTGGCGCGGGCCCTGCTGTCCGGACGCCGCATCCTGATCTTGGATGAGCCCACCTCCCAGGTCGATATCGAATCCGAATCGCGCATCATCGAGGCTCTGTCGAGCCTGCCCTCCGACTGGACGGTGCTGGTTTCCACCCACCGCCTGGCCCTGCTGGACATTGCTGACCGGGTTTACGAGATGGACGGTGGCCACCTGAAGGAGAAGCAGCATGCCTAA
- a CDS encoding toxin HicA: MTKRKDLLSIIRKYAKEQGLELVVKEGGSHTWVWVGEKYATLPRHNEIPNRFAHTILRQLGVEE, encoded by the coding sequence ATGACCAAGCGGAAAGACCTGCTCTCAATCATTAGGAAGTATGCCAAAGAGCAGGGTTTGGAGCTGGTTGTGAAAGAGGGGGGAAGTCATACCTGGGTGTGGGTGGGCGAGAAATACGCGACCTTGCCGCGCCACAATGAGATTCCAAATCGTTTCGCCCACACAATTCTCAGGCAGCTAGGAGTTGAAGAATGA
- a CDS encoding ABC transporter ATP-binding protein, protein MPKLPELLRWLLGITRPVHPPLLASLLCRVLNLSLDLALFATATGGVVNLLVNGGSIWTLLAILLGLALLKALCYYFEQFLGHYVAFKALELLRAYVFSKLWPKAPAVVTQSRSGDVLASLTRDVDRIEVVYAHTFAPVVSAYLVGIGASLTAGFWLGWDVVWVAVLCLALALLVVPYLGIRRALRSTQGVLESRRDLAHHLTDSVFGLDEVVGYGREADRLAELDELGMRVSRLSAQPRAVRAWRRGANLFLTIVATLSVIWLGQGTLSAVAVAALAGATLRVFEGPRGVEDALGYLDHSLSAARRLWTIAHAPERVSDGPVELNLTEPPLISFDRVSYTYPSTDGRADEPAVTEISFEVEPGSHTTLVGRSGSGKSTLMQLLQRYDDPGEGQILLDGRPLPEFTLDSLRRHVVAVSQKNQLLQGSVAQNLRLGAPDATDEELWAALHTACLDEDIRALPDGLETSVGRAKTALSGGQVQRLCLARALLLRPRVLILDEFAASLNVDLEEQIRHRLDQWPDPLTLIEVTHRLRATENADQIIMLDRGQIIRRGSGAELSADKLAQLFLS, encoded by the coding sequence ATGCCTAAGCTCCCTGAACTGCTCCGCTGGCTCCTGGGCATCACCCGCCCGGTGCATCCTCCGCTGCTGGCCTCCCTCCTCTGCCGGGTCCTCAACCTGTCGCTGGACCTGGCCCTGTTCGCCACCGCTACCGGCGGAGTGGTGAACCTGCTGGTCAACGGGGGCTCAATCTGGACTCTGCTCGCCATTTTGCTGGGCCTGGCCCTGCTGAAGGCGCTCTGCTACTACTTTGAGCAGTTCCTCGGTCACTACGTGGCCTTCAAAGCGCTTGAACTGCTGCGGGCCTACGTGTTCTCTAAGCTGTGGCCCAAAGCGCCGGCCGTGGTGACCCAGTCCCGCTCCGGCGACGTACTGGCCTCCCTCACCCGCGACGTGGACCGGATCGAAGTGGTCTACGCCCACACGTTTGCTCCGGTGGTGTCCGCCTACCTGGTGGGCATCGGCGCTTCCCTGACGGCCGGCTTCTGGCTCGGTTGGGACGTGGTCTGGGTGGCGGTGCTGTGCCTGGCCCTCGCCCTGCTGGTCGTGCCCTACCTGGGGATCAGGCGCGCGCTGCGCTCCACCCAGGGCGTGCTTGAATCTCGGCGCGACCTCGCGCATCACCTGACCGACTCGGTGTTTGGACTGGACGAGGTGGTCGGTTACGGGCGGGAGGCCGACCGGCTCGCCGAGTTGGACGAGCTGGGAATGCGGGTCAGTCGCCTGAGCGCCCAGCCGCGCGCGGTGCGGGCCTGGCGCCGCGGGGCGAACCTGTTCCTGACGATCGTCGCCACCCTGTCGGTCATCTGGTTGGGGCAGGGCACGCTGTCGGCCGTGGCGGTTGCCGCGCTGGCCGGCGCCACCCTCCGAGTTTTCGAGGGGCCGCGCGGGGTCGAGGACGCCCTCGGGTACCTGGATCACTCCCTATCGGCCGCCCGCCGACTGTGGACCATCGCGCACGCGCCCGAGCGGGTCAGTGACGGACCGGTGGAGCTGAACCTGACCGAGCCGCCCCTGATTTCATTTGACCGGGTCAGTTACACCTACCCCTCCACCGACGGGCGAGCGGACGAGCCGGCCGTGACCGAGATCAGCTTCGAAGTTGAGCCGGGAAGCCACACCACTTTGGTTGGCCGATCCGGGTCGGGTAAGTCGACGCTGATGCAACTCCTGCAGCGCTACGACGATCCCGGTGAGGGGCAGATTCTGCTGGACGGGCGCCCGCTGCCCGAGTTCACACTCGACTCGCTCCGGCGCCACGTGGTGGCCGTGTCCCAAAAGAATCAGCTGCTCCAGGGGTCGGTGGCTCAGAACCTGCGGCTTGGGGCGCCTGACGCGACCGACGAGGAGCTGTGGGCCGCCCTGCACACCGCCTGCCTGGACGAGGATATCCGCGCGCTTCCCGACGGGCTGGAGACTTCGGTGGGACGGGCCAAGACGGCCCTGTCTGGTGGTCAGGTTCAGCGGCTCTGCCTGGCCCGGGCGCTGCTGCTGCGCCCCCGAGTGCTGATCCTGGACGAGTTTGCCGCCAGCTTGAACGTGGACCTGGAGGAGCAGATTCGCCACCGCCTCGATCAGTGGCCGGATCCGCTCACGCTGATCGAAGTGACCCACCGCCTGCGGGCCACCGAGAATGCGGACCAGATCATCATGCTGGATCGCGGTCAGATCATCCGCCGGGGATCGGGGGCGGAACTGTCCGCTGACAAGCTGGCGCAGCTCTTTTTGTCCTGA
- a CDS encoding TrkA C-terminal domain-containing protein has translation METILAQQPLLTLFIVVALGAAIGAIRLGPVRLGAAGALFVGLALSAASPSLANDWTIVQQLGLLLFVYTVGIAAGATIRSGLKENLSLLLLAGLASLVGAVVIAAGAGLLHLPAPLSAGLFTGALTAAPALDAATRLTGSADPAVGYSFAYPLGALVGVILVSIVAGRPWRGRRDTPSLAGRGLHAVTVRVAESVNPREIAAWADQRIRLSYVEREGTTRVLIPGEDLRAGDLVVMVGEPGSVEETAREIGDIAADHLADHRDEVEFERMVLSNPDLAGREVGELNLPARFGAVVTRVRRGDLDLLARDDLALQLGDQVAVVVARDHLQAVRDHFGDSQRQVSEVDALALGVGLVLGLLLGMVSLPLPGGESFALGAAAGPLVMGMVLGSFRRTGPLVWTLPDSANLTIRQLGLLFFLAALGLGAGPQVAQLLRSPSAWPALIISVAAVLVACLVVLVGGRLAGMSAPRTAGGIAGFLGQPAVLQAANSRVRDERVESAYSTLFAASIVVKILLVPLVVAVLS, from the coding sequence GTGGAGACAATTCTGGCGCAACAACCGCTGCTCACCCTGTTCATCGTGGTTGCTCTTGGTGCGGCCATCGGCGCGATCCGACTGGGCCCGGTGCGACTGGGAGCGGCCGGAGCCCTGTTCGTGGGACTGGCCCTGTCGGCCGCCTCGCCCAGCCTGGCCAACGACTGGACCATCGTTCAGCAGTTGGGCCTGCTCCTCTTCGTCTACACGGTGGGCATTGCCGCCGGCGCGACCATTCGCTCCGGTCTGAAGGAAAACCTTTCCCTCCTGCTGCTGGCCGGGCTGGCCTCGCTGGTGGGGGCGGTGGTGATCGCGGCGGGGGCCGGGCTGCTCCACCTGCCGGCCCCGCTGAGCGCCGGCCTGTTTACCGGGGCGTTGACGGCGGCCCCGGCCCTGGACGCTGCCACCCGGCTGACCGGGTCGGCCGACCCGGCGGTGGGCTACTCGTTCGCCTATCCGCTCGGCGCGCTGGTCGGGGTGATTCTCGTGTCGATCGTGGCGGGCCGCCCGTGGCGGGGCCGGCGGGACACGCCTTCGCTCGCGGGCCGGGGCCTACACGCTGTCACGGTGCGCGTGGCCGAATCGGTGAACCCCCGCGAAATTGCTGCGTGGGCGGATCAGCGGATCCGCCTGTCCTACGTTGAACGGGAGGGAACCACCCGGGTCCTGATTCCGGGTGAGGACCTGCGCGCCGGGGACCTGGTGGTGATGGTGGGTGAGCCGGGTTCGGTCGAGGAAACCGCCCGCGAGATTGGGGACATTGCGGCCGATCACCTGGCCGACCATCGCGACGAGGTCGAGTTTGAGCGGATGGTGCTTTCCAACCCGGACCTGGCCGGACGCGAGGTGGGTGAGCTGAACCTGCCCGCCCGCTTTGGAGCGGTGGTGACCCGGGTTCGCCGCGGCGACCTGGACCTGCTGGCCCGCGACGATCTGGCGCTGCAACTGGGCGATCAGGTGGCGGTGGTGGTGGCCCGCGATCACCTGCAGGCGGTCCGCGATCACTTCGGGGACTCCCAGCGACAGGTGTCCGAGGTGGACGCGCTCGCCTTGGGCGTGGGCCTGGTCCTCGGTCTGCTGCTGGGGATGGTCAGCTTGCCGCTGCCCGGGGGCGAATCGTTTGCGTTGGGGGCGGCGGCCGGCCCCCTGGTAATGGGCATGGTGCTGGGATCTTTCCGGCGGACCGGTCCGCTGGTGTGGACCCTGCCGGATTCGGCCAATCTCACAATTCGGCAGTTGGGGCTGCTCTTCTTCCTGGCCGCGCTAGGGCTGGGGGCGGGGCCGCAGGTGGCTCAGCTGCTGCGGTCACCCTCGGCCTGGCCGGCGTTGATCATTTCGGTGGCCGCGGTCCTGGTCGCGTGCCTAGTCGTGCTGGTCGGGGGCCGGTTGGCCGGAATGTCGGCGCCTCGAACTGCCGGTGGCATTGCCGGTTTCCTCGGGCAGCCGGCGGTGCTGCAGGCGGCCAATTCTCGGGTGCGGGACGAGCGGGTTGAGTCCGCCTACTCGACCCTGTTTGCCGCTTCGATCGTGGTCAAAATCCTGCTGGTTCCGCTGGTGGTGGCGGTTCTGAGCTAA
- a CDS encoding GNAT family N-acetyltransferase has translation MTTELVTTVTPEIVAALDHLLPQLSSSAPTLDAEGVSALIDQDGVYLFAYRNEPGSPILGLLTLATFRIPTGLRAWVEDVVVDEAARGHGAGQQLVEAAIEQAFSLGCRTVDLTSRPSREAANRLYQRCGFELRETNVYRYAR, from the coding sequence ATGACCACCGAGCTGGTTACTACCGTCACCCCGGAGATCGTGGCCGCCCTGGACCACCTCCTGCCGCAGCTTTCCTCTTCCGCGCCAACGCTGGACGCCGAAGGGGTTTCCGCCCTAATCGACCAGGATGGCGTGTACCTATTTGCCTACCGGAACGAGCCGGGCAGCCCGATCCTCGGCCTGCTCACCCTGGCCACCTTCCGTATCCCCACCGGCTTGCGTGCCTGGGTCGAAGACGTGGTGGTGGACGAGGCTGCCCGCGGGCACGGCGCCGGCCAGCAGTTGGTCGAAGCCGCGATTGAACAGGCGTTCTCCCTCGGGTGCCGCACGGTGGACCTGACTTCCCGCCCTTCGCGCGAAGCAGCCAACCGCCTCTACCAGCGCTGCGGCTTCGAACTGCGAGAGACGAACGTGTACCGCTACGCACGCTAA
- a CDS encoding RNA-binding S4 domain-containing protein: MDKLRVDIWLWATRQLKSRSLATSAARAGHVRINGEPAKASAPVRVGDEVRLRIQGFDRILRVLDLPPKRLGAPAAQQCYQDLTPPRPRYIPVAVRDKGAGRPTKKERRQLEALRGEEWARDRRR; encoded by the coding sequence ATGGACAAGCTGCGGGTCGACATCTGGCTGTGGGCCACCCGCCAGTTGAAGTCTCGCTCGCTGGCCACCTCGGCGGCCCGAGCCGGCCACGTGCGGATCAACGGGGAGCCGGCCAAGGCCTCCGCGCCGGTGCGGGTGGGCGACGAGGTTCGCCTTCGGATTCAGGGTTTTGATCGGATCCTGCGGGTGCTGGACCTGCCCCCGAAGCGGCTGGGGGCACCGGCCGCCCAGCAGTGCTACCAGGACCTGACCCCGCCTCGGCCCCGATACATTCCGGTCGCGGTGCGCGACAAGGGGGCGGGCAGACCGACCAAGAAAGAACGACGCCAGCTGGAAGCGCTGCGCGGAGAGGAGTGGGCTCGTGATCGACGCCGTTGA
- a CDS encoding type II toxin-antitoxin system HicB family antitoxin: MSTYTAKVSRDEGWWVVTVAEVPGLFTQVKRLEQVEPMVRDALGLFPEVESNPAEAVVNVEVQGTIGKLATDVQQVRAEADKAQSAASQITREAARSLAGQGLPYRDIGKLLGVSFQRAQKLVSKS; encoded by the coding sequence ATGAGTACCTACACCGCGAAAGTGAGCCGTGATGAGGGGTGGTGGGTTGTCACGGTAGCGGAAGTGCCAGGCTTGTTCACTCAAGTGAAAAGGCTCGAGCAGGTTGAGCCAATGGTCAGAGATGCGCTCGGTCTTTTCCCAGAGGTGGAGTCAAACCCGGCGGAAGCAGTGGTGAACGTTGAAGTGCAGGGCACGATCGGGAAGTTGGCCACTGACGTGCAGCAGGTGAGAGCTGAAGCTGACAAGGCACAATCGGCTGCCAGTCAGATCACGCGGGAAGCTGCCCGGAGCTTAGCGGGGCAGGGTCTGCCTTACCGGGATATTGGGAAGTTACTCGGTGTCAGCTTCCAGCGCGCGCAAAAACTGGTCTCAAAGAGCTAG